A stretch of Chionomys nivalis chromosome 2, mChiNiv1.1, whole genome shotgun sequence DNA encodes these proteins:
- the LOC130869951 gene encoding olfactory receptor 10AG1-like, whose translation MEYAEISAEDNTSTVKQFVLLGFSDLPNLQGFLFGMFFIVYLIILIGNSFIIVITRIDPALQKPMYFFLANFSSLEICYVSVTLPRILYNIGTQNRNISKLACATQTCFFLMLGATECFLLAVMSYDRYVAICNPLHYPLVMNPTKCTQLAAGSWLGGIPVQIGQTCQIFSLHFCSSNQINHFFCDLPPILKLACGDTSVNELSVYLVAILFAAVPFMLILASYTKIIATILRLPTATGRAKAFSTCSSHLLVVFLFFGSATVTYLRPKSTHSPGTDKLLSLLYTIVTPMFNPLIYSLRNKDVIAALRKLLLTK comes from the coding sequence ATGGAATATGCAGAGATCAGTGCAGAGGACAATACCTCCACAGTCAAACAGTTCGTCCTTCTGGGATTCTCAGACCTCCCCAACCTCCAGGGGTTTCTCTTTGGGATGTTCTTCATAGTTTACTTAATTATCCTAATTGGAAACAGCTTCATAATTGTGATCACTAGAATTGATCCAGCACTACAGAAGCCTATGTATTTTTTCCTGGCAAACTTTTCTTCTCTGGAAATCTGTTATGTGTCAGTCactcttcctagaattctgtaCAACATCGGTACTCAGAATAGAAACATATCCAAGCTGGCCTGTGCCACACAAACATGCTTCTTCCTAATGCTGGGGGCCACTGAATGTTTCCTTCTGGCTGTGATGTCTTATGACCgatatgtggccatctgcaatcCCCTGCACTATCCCTTGGTCATGAACCCAACGAAATGCACTCAGCTGGCTGCAGGCTCCTGGCTCGGCGGCATCCCAGTCCAGATAGGACAAACCTGTCAGatattctctcttcatttttgCAGTTCTAACCAAATCAACCACTTCTTCTGTGATTTACCTCCCATTCTCAAGCTGGCCTGTGGAGACACTTCAGTGAATGAGCTGTCTGTCTACTTAGTGGCTATCCTCTTTGCTGCTGTCCCTTTTATGTTGATTCTTGCCTCTTATACTAAAATCATTGCCACCATTCTGAGGTTGCCAACAGCCACTGGAAGGGCAAAAGCCTTCTCCACATGTTCTTCTCATTTGCttgtagtgtttttgttttttggatccGCTACTGTTACCTACTTGAGACCTAAGTCCACTCATTCTCCAGGAACTGACAAACTGCTGTCTCTGCTCTACACCATTGTGACCCCCATGTTCAACCCCCTGATATACAGTCTCAGGAACAAGGATGTGATTGCTGCATTGAGAAAACTGTTACTTACAAAATAA
- the LOC130870015 gene encoding olfactory receptor 10AG1-like, whose amino-acid sequence MKNQHQPQGGNLTNLMEFVLLGFSDVPHLQWVLFGLLIVMYFFILLGNGTIVLITRLDSALQTPMYFFLGNFSFLEMCYVSITLPRMVYNLGTQRRAISFIACATQMCSTLILGAAECFFLAVMAYDRYVAICKPLHYPLVMNQRVCFQLVIGCWISGIPAQIGQTSQIFSLSFCGSNQINHFCDIPPLLHLACGYIFVNEMMVFLGAGIFVLVPFLLVIFSYSKIISTVLKLPSATSQAKAFSTCSSHLAVVMLFYGSAMVTYFRSNTSHSGRTDKVLSLFYTVVTPTFNPVIYSLRNKNVKIALRKFLCKQFTKI is encoded by the coding sequence ATGAAAAACCAACATCAACCACAAGGAGGAAATCTGACCAACCTGATGGAATTTGTTCTTCTGGGATTCTCAGATGTTCCTCATCTCCAGTGGGTTCTATTTGGACTGCTTATTGTCATGTATTTCTTTATCCTACTGGGCAACGGCACCATTGTGCTAATCACAAGGCTGGACTCTGCTCTTCAAACACCCATGTATTTTTTCCTTGGCAACTTTTCCTTTTTAGAGATGTGCTATGTATCAATTACTCTCCCCAGAATGGTCTACAACCTTGGGACCCAGAGAAGAGCCATCTCTTTTATTGCCTGTGCTACACAAATGTGCAGCACTCTTATCCTGGGGGCTGCAGAGTGCTTCTTCCTGGCTGTCATGGCCTATGATCGTTACGTGGCCATCTGCAAACCTCTGCACTATCCTCTAGTTATGAACCAGAGAGTGTGTTTTCAGCTGGTGATTGGCTGCTGGATCAGTGGGATTCCAGCACAGATAGGGCAGACATCAcagattttttctctttctttttgtggttCCAACCAAATCAACCACTTCTGTGACATACCCCCATTACTTCACCTGGCCTGTGGGTACATCTTTGTGAATGAGATGATGGttttcctaggtgctgggataTTTGTGTTGGTTCCTTTCCTGTTAGTAATCTTTTCCTATAGTAAAATCATCTCTACAGTGCTGAAGTTGCCATCAGCCACCAGTCAGGCCAAAGCCTTCTCCACCTGTTCATCTCATCTTGCAGTTGTGATGTTATTTTATGGATCAGCTATGGTTACATATTTTAGATCTAATACTAGTCATTCGGGTAGAACTGACAAagtgctttctcttttctatacTGTTGTGACTCCCACGTTTAATCCCGTTATATACAGTCTAAGAAACAAGAATGTCAAaatagcattgagaaaattcttATGCAAACAATTTACTAAAATATAA